One stretch of Pirellulales bacterium DNA includes these proteins:
- a CDS encoding carboxypeptidase-like regulatory domain-containing protein codes for MHLRTRAERRAAHLTIIASVVVMGSVALANEDTALVPSGVRPAIKGVVIDSAGRGIAEARVDIATATPRVGRGMFCPSCYRDCAKWTETDQDGKFEITDLDPTLRFQVLFTAVGKAAHVTNHIDPLLGSLTIKLNDAPTNLPPEHTVRGLLVNEQGVPIRGALVDPEGAKTADRRWWGRVDGVVATVSDRDGRFVMALPASFQGVDLEVAADGYAGVAVALVAPGEQEHRIVVPAGARVVGVLEYEGKPVAASRIAVVQVNRNAGKHFIKAVEAITDERGRFEFDHLPAAQPYVIFTPVMGNPTDLVLGTKKFMVPADGQMRDLGTLTAIPGLRLAGRIDAPEGLSLPPHAKLSLHRDPAWDLISLDVGPDGRFETNGLAPETYIVRLPFKEFVLDTERLTYQMTNGNQEFGIRITAPIDELLIPLQPTPAK; via the coding sequence GGGCCGCGCATCTGACCATCATCGCTTCGGTGGTCGTCATGGGCAGCGTCGCCCTGGCTAATGAGGATACCGCACTCGTGCCGTCCGGCGTGCGGCCTGCGATCAAAGGAGTCGTGATCGATTCCGCTGGTCGCGGGATCGCCGAGGCACGCGTTGACATTGCCACGGCAACACCACGCGTCGGTCGCGGCATGTTTTGCCCAAGCTGCTATCGCGATTGCGCCAAATGGACCGAGACTGATCAAGATGGCAAGTTCGAGATTACCGATCTCGATCCCACGCTAAGATTTCAGGTTCTTTTCACCGCCGTTGGCAAAGCGGCTCACGTCACCAATCATATCGATCCGCTGCTCGGCTCTCTAACGATCAAACTCAATGACGCCCCCACTAACCTGCCACCCGAGCACACAGTTCGTGGGCTGCTTGTCAACGAGCAGGGAGTTCCAATTCGCGGTGCACTTGTCGATCCCGAAGGCGCAAAGACCGCTGACAGGCGCTGGTGGGGAAGGGTCGACGGGGTGGTGGCCACCGTTAGCGATCGTGACGGACGCTTTGTGATGGCGCTCCCGGCAAGTTTTCAAGGAGTCGATCTTGAGGTCGCGGCCGACGGCTACGCAGGCGTGGCGGTCGCACTTGTCGCGCCCGGAGAGCAGGAACATCGCATTGTAGTTCCTGCTGGCGCGCGCGTTGTCGGCGTCTTGGAATACGAAGGGAAACCTGTTGCAGCGTCGCGGATTGCCGTCGTGCAGGTCAACCGCAATGCCGGCAAGCATTTCATAAAGGCCGTCGAAGCAATAACCGATGAGCGAGGACGATTCGAGTTCGACCATCTGCCCGCCGCGCAGCCCTATGTGATCTTCACGCCGGTGATGGGGAATCCGACTGACCTTGTACTTGGCACTAAGAAGTTCATGGTTCCGGCTGATGGCCAGATGCGCGATCTGGGCACGCTGACCGCCATACCTGGCCTGCGGCTGGCCGGCCGCATCGATGCGCCAGAGGGTTTATCCCTGCCTCCGCATGCGAAACTCAGCCTCCATCGTGATCCAGCCTGGGATTTGATATCGCTCGACGTAGGTCCCGATGGCCGATTCGAGACGAACGGCCTGGCGCCTGAAACGTACATCGTGCGATTGCCGTTCAAGGAGTTCGTGCTCGACACCGAGCGGCTCACTTACCAAATGACTAATGGCAACCAGGAGTTTGGAATCCGGATCACCGCGCCGATTGATGAACTTCTGATTCCGCTGCAACCGACACCGGCCAAATAG
- a CDS encoding carboxypeptidase-like regulatory domain-containing protein, translating to MCVASSTPRGITRSEIAGQAHSWAYLATVAFSCLVGIAYAEPTTQQSDDASPLAPPVERSSEPVAADAPTISVAGTVLDTDGKPVALAIVALRAKIGGQLYNIGVPHNRDVIARTRSDVAGRFRFDSVPIPPRLAAEVFNPISPSGKRVELIAWANGRAFTWSDVSLDHPLDGVRLVLAPEAKVTGTVRDQAGSGVAGVRIRATNATRAKRQYDAFFRQPGDICLTGSEISFDVETDLHGHFELSNLPSDYRLAITIADGGFAKDFFFLDTSADGHVDELRSSNGRQQMTRVMRSPVDITVDARKPVTVRVTSGGVPVRGGGLQTVLSDRKVSGRNNVDGQGVARTWLSPPAECIFMYVADPFDPGLNAIVTRQIEPADTAIEIALPAPRWLPGRVVDADTGAGIAGAYVAYRVDESDQVRGSQAVTVDDGTFRLPVLPGMGKLMFAHEVYGYLVPTARIVANGRLEVATIDIPESGPIEPVTLSLTRGLVVRGVVRDASGNPVPDAAVRGRNVGRPFLAAESTSDAAGRFVLSGLSPLAKSIITAGTAQGGARAIIDADLKHPEDESRFVDISLDVGKLPVITGRILRDSQPQSGVLIRLSGSLPGQQNMRSLYMETQTDSEGRYVVGGLEPGDQYSIEIDAGDGSTAPGFVHQMPYVQTVAAGKNVLELPDANLVTNGQSLRGRVLDPQGNPVPGITVSARLADSKRSLSRVGNAPPPWVTTNERGEFELSPLPDLAIELMACRANPKGGIIRFPSMYCPTRNQEDIRIRFDPTLDQDVEDLDKPAIKAHQ from the coding sequence ATGTGCGTTGCGTCTTCCACGCCTAGAGGAATCACGCGTAGCGAGATCGCCGGCCAGGCGCATAGTTGGGCCTACCTGGCCACCGTGGCGTTTAGCTGTCTTGTCGGAATCGCGTACGCAGAACCAACAACGCAGCAGTCCGACGATGCATCGCCACTTGCTCCGCCTGTCGAACGTTCCTCCGAGCCGGTGGCCGCCGACGCACCTACAATCAGCGTTGCGGGAACAGTGCTCGATACGGATGGCAAGCCTGTGGCGTTGGCTATTGTGGCGCTTCGAGCGAAGATTGGCGGACAGTTGTACAACATAGGCGTTCCCCACAATCGCGACGTCATTGCGCGGACGCGTAGCGACGTGGCCGGCCGTTTTCGCTTCGATAGCGTGCCGATACCACCACGGCTGGCGGCCGAGGTTTTCAATCCCATCTCCCCAAGTGGCAAACGTGTCGAATTGATCGCCTGGGCCAACGGCCGCGCATTCACTTGGAGCGACGTTTCGCTTGATCATCCACTCGATGGAGTGCGTCTCGTGCTTGCGCCCGAGGCAAAGGTCACAGGAACGGTTCGCGATCAAGCCGGTAGCGGCGTCGCTGGGGTGAGGATTCGAGCCACAAATGCCACGCGTGCCAAACGCCAGTACGACGCATTCTTCAGGCAACCTGGCGACATCTGCCTGACGGGCTCGGAAATATCCTTTGACGTCGAAACCGACCTTCACGGTCACTTCGAGTTGTCAAATCTTCCGTCGGATTACCGGCTGGCCATCACAATCGCGGACGGTGGATTTGCGAAGGACTTTTTCTTCCTCGATACCTCGGCAGATGGGCACGTCGACGAGCTGCGATCCTCGAACGGACGGCAACAGATGACGCGCGTGATGCGCTCGCCCGTTGACATCACGGTCGATGCACGAAAGCCTGTCACAGTGCGCGTGACAAGCGGAGGCGTCCCCGTGCGCGGCGGCGGATTGCAGACGGTCCTATCCGACCGGAAGGTTAGTGGCCGCAATAACGTCGACGGGCAGGGCGTCGCCCGGACTTGGCTTTCTCCTCCCGCGGAGTGCATTTTCATGTACGTGGCCGATCCCTTTGACCCTGGCTTGAATGCAATAGTCACTAGGCAAATCGAGCCGGCCGACACCGCGATCGAAATCGCGCTGCCCGCGCCCCGCTGGCTGCCGGGACGCGTCGTCGATGCCGACACTGGTGCGGGCATTGCTGGGGCGTACGTCGCTTACCGAGTGGACGAGAGCGATCAGGTTCGAGGCTCGCAGGCGGTGACCGTCGACGACGGGACTTTTCGCTTACCGGTCCTGCCGGGGATGGGGAAGCTGATGTTTGCCCACGAAGTTTATGGTTACCTGGTCCCAACGGCGCGAATCGTCGCGAACGGCCGCCTGGAGGTGGCGACCATTGACATACCAGAGTCAGGGCCCATCGAGCCGGTGACGTTGAGCCTGACACGCGGATTGGTCGTGCGCGGTGTCGTGCGTGATGCGTCGGGCAATCCCGTTCCAGATGCGGCCGTGCGCGGGCGCAACGTTGGACGACCTTTTTTGGCAGCCGAGTCGACGTCCGATGCCGCAGGCCGATTTGTGCTGTCGGGATTGTCGCCGCTCGCCAAATCGATCATTACCGCCGGCACGGCACAGGGGGGAGCGAGAGCCATCATTGATGCTGATCTGAAGCACCCTGAAGACGAATCTCGCTTTGTTGACATCTCGCTTGACGTCGGCAAGCTGCCCGTAATCACCGGCCGCATCCTGCGCGACAGTCAACCACAGTCAGGCGTTCTCATTCGCCTCAGTGGCAGCCTACCGGGCCAGCAGAATATGCGAAGCCTGTACATGGAGACGCAGACCGACTCCGAAGGCCGGTATGTCGTGGGCGGCCTTGAACCGGGGGATCAGTACTCGATCGAAATCGACGCCGGCGACGGCTCGACAGCGCCAGGCTTTGTGCATCAGATGCCATACGTGCAGACCGTCGCAGCCGGCAAGAATGTACTTGAGCTACCCGACGCGAATCTTGTTACTAACGGCCAGTCGCTGCGCGGGCGCGTCCTCGATCCGCAAGGCAACCCGGTGCCCGGGATAACGGTGTCAGCTAGGCTTGCCGATTCGAAGCGGTCATTATCGCGCGTCGGTAATGCGCCACCGCCATGGGTTACAACGAACGAACGCGGCGAGTTCGAGTTGAGCCCTCTTCCGGATTTGGCAATCGAGCTGATGGCTTGTCGCGCAAACCCCAAAGGTGGCATCATTCGATTTCCTAGCATGTATTGCCCAACTCGCAATCAGGAAGATATTCGCATTCGGTTCGACCCGACTTTGGATCAAGATGTCGAGGACCTGGACAAACCGGCGATTAAGGCGCACCAGTAA
- a CDS encoding PEP-CTERM sorting domain-containing protein: MRATHTGFSVTLVGLIVVTSLIALHEASLPCAFGDVPVLQQLPLQNDPPAGAPFSGHDQFSTVVPAVGATGAEVLDNFEVSVSRKLTSITWWGAPLQPQAAEPHEFFVQVYDNVPANGNVPSHPGNTVAFASIAAPGFGDPGEPLYTSTQVSDPGSPAGLLMEYSGALSPSFQFQANTPYWLTIYTSPDFTQPGLTWGWHTRDYTIPDPLSPVDSLVGMVGGLPVNQSGSGAVSQGYIGNSNGFPVLQGSPTPLSYSAGTDGPAGIDAFGMNMAFALYNAPEPSSLILGALGAIALLAYRRRR, translated from the coding sequence ATGCGCGCTACTCACACCGGTTTCTCCGTGACGCTCGTTGGCCTCATTGTTGTTACATCGCTTATTGCATTACATGAAGCGTCATTACCGTGTGCTTTTGGTGACGTTCCCGTGCTGCAGCAGCTGCCGCTGCAGAATGATCCTCCGGCGGGTGCACCATTTTCGGGGCACGACCAGTTCAGTACCGTAGTTCCAGCTGTTGGAGCGACGGGAGCAGAGGTACTGGATAATTTTGAGGTCTCAGTGTCGAGAAAGTTGACCTCGATCACATGGTGGGGAGCACCGCTGCAACCACAGGCGGCGGAGCCACATGAATTCTTTGTGCAGGTCTACGACAATGTGCCGGCGAACGGCAACGTTCCCAGTCACCCGGGCAATACTGTCGCCTTCGCTTCCATAGCGGCGCCAGGATTTGGCGATCCCGGAGAGCCGCTCTACACTTCGACCCAAGTTAGCGATCCCGGCAGCCCAGCGGGCCTACTCATGGAATATAGCGGGGCGCTGTCGCCCTCCTTCCAATTTCAGGCAAACACACCCTACTGGTTAACCATTTACACATCTCCTGATTTTACGCAGCCGGGCCTGACATGGGGCTGGCATACACGCGATTACACCATTCCTGATCCACTGTCGCCGGTCGACAGTCTTGTCGGCATGGTCGGCGGTCTGCCAGTGAACCAGTCCGGTTCCGGCGCAGTTTCGCAGGGATACATTGGTAACTCCAACGGTTTTCCCGTGCTCCAAGGTTCTCCTACGCCGTTAAGCTATTCGGCAGGCACTGATGGTCCCGCAGGCATCGATGCCTTCGGCATGAACATGGCCTTTGCGCTTTACAACGCGCCTGAGCCCTCATCCCTCATCCTCGGCGCGCTCGGCGCCATCGCCTTGCTGGCCTATCGCCGTCGCCGCTGA